Proteins encoded in a region of the Anguilla anguilla isolate fAngAng1 chromosome 10, fAngAng1.pri, whole genome shotgun sequence genome:
- the LOC118206785 gene encoding histone H4 produces the protein MSGRGKGGKGLGKGGAKRHRKVLRDNIQGITKPAIRRLARRGGVKRISGLIYEETRGVLKVFLENVIRDAVTYTEHAKRKTVTAMDVVYALKRQGRTLYGFGG, from the coding sequence ATGTCTGGAAGGGGAAAAGGAGGTAAAGGTCTCGGGAAAGGTGGCGCAAAACGACATCGTAAGGTGCTTCGTGATAACATTCAGGGTATCACTAAACCAGCTATTCGCCGCCTCGCTCGTCGTGGTGGTGTGAAACGTATATCTGGTCTTATCTACGAAGAAACCAGAGGAGTCCTCAAAGTGTTCTTGGAGAACGTCATTCGCGATGCAGTCACATACACCGAGCACGCGAAACGAAAAACTGTTACGGCGATGGACGTTGTGTATGCCCTAAAACGTCAGGGGCGCACATTGTATGGTTTCGGAGGTTAG
- the LOC118237177 gene encoding histone H1-like produces MAETAPAPPAASAKSPKKKSAVRKKKSGPSLSDLILKAVSESTERKGLSVPAIKKILTSYNFDVEKNKSRFRTTLKTLVDKEALVQVKGTGASGSFRVGKKLQAKKTTQKKPPPKIKKPAAKKPVPKKTKKPAAKKPVAKKTTKAVKKQVVTKKTKSPIKKAKKTVVKKVSQSPKKAKTAKKKPIKKTKPKKTASKKK; encoded by the coding sequence ATGGCAGAAAccgctccagcaccccccgcagcTTCTGCGAAGAGTCCTAAGAAGAAATCTgctgtcagaaaaaagaaaagtggtcCTAGCTTGTCCGATCTTATTTTGAAAGCAGTTTCTGAATCAACGGAACGTAAAGGGTTATCTGTTCCTGCCATAAAGAAGATTTTGACAAGTTATAATTTCGAtgtagagaaaaataaaagccgTTTCAGAACTACATTGAAGACCCTGGTGGATAAAGAGGCTTTAGTGCAGGTAAAGGGAACTGGCGCTTCAGGGTCCTTCAGAGTTGGGAAGAAGTTGCAGGCAAAGAAGACTACGCAGAAAAAGCCCCCTCCTAAAATTAAGAAGCCGGCAGCAAAGAAGCCAGTGCCCAAGAAAACGAAGAAACCGGCAGCCAAGAAACCCGTGGCTAAAAAAACTACAAAGGCTGTAAAGAAGCAGGTAGTAACTAAGAAGACAAAGAGTCCGATTAAGAAAGCCAAAAAGACTGTTGTGAAGAAAGTATCTCAATCCCCCAAGAAGGCCAAGACGGCTAAGAAAAAACCGATAAAGAAGACCAAACCCAAGAAGACAGCCTCCAAAAAGAAGTAA